A window of the Gorilla gorilla gorilla isolate KB3781 chromosome 8, NHGRI_mGorGor1-v2.1_pri, whole genome shotgun sequence genome harbors these coding sequences:
- the MRPS16 gene encoding small ribosomal subunit protein bS16m isoform X1, with the protein MVHLTTLLCKAYRGGHLTIRLALGGCTNRPFYRIVAAHNKCPRDGRFVEQLGSYDPLPNSHGEKLVALNLDRIRHWIGCGAHLSKPMEKLLGLAGFFPLHPMMITNAERLRRKRAREVLLASQKTDAEATDTEATET; encoded by the exons ATGGTCCACCTCA CTACTCTCCTCTGCAAGGCCTACCGTGGGGGCCACTTAACCATCCGCCTTGCCCTGGGTGGCTGCACCAATCGGCCCTTCTACCGCATTGTGGCTGCTCACAACAAGTGTCCCAGGGATGGCCGTTTCGTAGAACAGCTGGGCTCCTATGATCCATTGCCCAACAGTCATGGAGAAAAACTCGTTGCCCTCAACCTAGACAGGATCCGTCATTGGATTGGCTGCGGGGCCCACCTCTCTAAGCCTATGGAAAAGCTTCTGG GTCTTGCTGGCTTTTTCCCTCTGCATCCTATGATGAtcacaaatgctgagagactgcGAAGGAAACGGGCACGTGAAGTCCTGTTAGCTTCTCAGAAAACAGATGCAGAAGCTACAGATACAGAGGCTACAGAAACATAA